In one window of Bos mutus isolate GX-2022 chromosome 13, NWIPB_WYAK_1.1, whole genome shotgun sequence DNA:
- the ZNF438 gene encoding zinc finger protein 438 isoform X5 → MQSSFSVPPKDQGSLVTKNAAVWTVCCHVLSSSVLQLHPLSHQCIVCRGQQWGKGDVSLLPSPVEKLLTQKMLESPGKTTCTGEPNIPPGAIHSGKGLQNKSQFRTIAPKIAPQVLAPRVLPGPVPSLSDQANPGPSLGSKPLGMPPQNYALMQVAGQEGTFSLIALPHVASAQPIQKPRMPLPENLKLPIPRYQPPRPGKGVRKKPELERGCSKSAQTQAAPPPPEHPEPPHKPNPPKVAPDQAPAALTNRSGHQDPGPPGTSNHEGWTPPATPALATPEEPSAEQGLQKSSGRAKVPSKKTPRKPSAVASEKPQEPVDATKAILSSPGVIGNAVQVPSSVPRGKLPILPYSRVKTTQVYRSGATVNTAHVPFPGLRTARDQTPSIPEGFSAAPQVGDRGPAPPAPGQSPGNSAFCQATKPDLNHKTKLNGETAKRRGRKRKGPDELLTFQGKRWKCVLSCKDSKARVKSEPQESRDQKPEAVKKYRSIMPKPVPVLPALALPPATLQPPPPGSLGHMSFDHSLAPNHLDWKEDGQPPKPDSAFRNGFSGLRKTWHKCHVCDHPFPCKQHLREHTSASPDSRPYSCRLCRKVYKRRGSLSAHVRLHHGDSRPRKLVCCEFCAKVFGHVRVYFGHLKEVHGVAISTEPSPCEPQPGDLPRTREQTPCEVEGLVDRETKSSLEEDLLMNQNDEAGFQIRCGRCQITAQSLAEIKFHLLSVHGEEIQGQLPEESSPSSGSRPAHGELTKQAAPFWKRPERRKLLRHHPSAGELCAVPRLKRQLYLHHQNNVETLTKQERAQPGPSEPRGDPQGPKCPGPQAALPLPQSGFNCVLCVQILGSKEELLLHWERQHKCEDPPKLWTIFSTLSSQGVVQLSSKTGK, encoded by the exons GCGAACCAAATATCCCTCCTGGGGCGATTCACAGCGGGAAAGGCCTGCAGAATAAGAGTCAATTTAGAACCATCGCTCCAAAGATTGCGCCCCAAGTCTTGGCACCCAGAGTGCTGCCGGGCCCGGTGCCTTCACTCTCTGATCAGGCGAATCCAGGCCCTTCCCTCGGCTCCAAGCCCCTGGGGATGCCCCCACAGAATTATGCGCTGATGCAGGTGGCCGGCCAGGAAGGGACCTTCTCGCTGATCGCTCTGCCGCACGTGGCCTCAGCTCAGCCGATCCAGAAACCCCGGATGCCTCTGCCCGAGAACCTAAAGCTGCCCATCCCCCGGTACCAGCCCCCGAGACCTGGCAAAGGAGTCAGAAAGAAGCCAGAGCTCGAGAGGGGCTGCAGCAAATCTGCCCAAACCCaagcagcccctcccccacctgagCATCCTGAGCCCCCGCACAAGCCCAACCCACCCAAGGTGGCACCAGACCAAGCCCCAGCTGCGCTGACCAACAGGAGTGGCCACCAAGACCCCGGGCCTCCAGGGACCAGCAACCATGAAGGTTGGACTCCTCCTGCCACCCCAGCACTGGCCACACCAGAGGAGCCTTCCGCCGAGCAGGGCctccagaagagttcaggaagaGCGAAAGTTCCAAGCAAGAAAACCCCCAGGAAACCTTCTGCTGTTGCCAGTGAAAAACCTCAAGAACCGGTCGATGCCACCAAAGCCATTTTGTCATCACCAGGCGTCATCGGAAACGCGGTCCAGGTGCCCTCTTCCGTCCCCAGAGGTAAACTGCCCATCCTGCCCTACTCGAGAGTGAAGACCACGCAGGTTTACAGGAGCGGAGCCACCGTGAACACTGCGCATGTCCCCTTCCCTGGGCTCAGGACTGCCCGAGACCAGACGCCCTCCATCCCGGAAGGCTTCAGTGCGGCCCCACAGGTGGGGGACAGGGGACCTGCCCCACCGGCTCCTGGGCAGAGCCCCGGCAACAGTGCCTTCTGTCAAGCCACCAAGCCCGACCTTaaccacaaaacaaaactgaacggTGAGACAgcgaagagaagaggaagaaaacgCAAGGGCCCAGACGAACTTTTGACATTtcaggggaaaaggtggaaatgtGTCCTTAGTTGTAAAGACAGCAAAGCAAGAGTCAAAAGTGAGCCCCAAGAATCCAGGGACCAAAAACCGGAGGCCGTGAAAAAATACCGGAGCATCATGCCCAAACCTGTCCCGGTCCTGCCAGCCCTGGCCTTGCCCCCAGCCACCCTCCAGCCCCCGCCACCCGGGAGCCTGGGACACATGTCTTTCGATCACTCCCTGGCCCCCAACCATCTGGACTGGAAGGAGGACGGCCAGCCCCCAAAGCCAGACTCTGCCTTCAGAAATGGGTTTTCCGGCCTCAGGAAGACTTGGCACAAGTGCCACGTGTGTGACCACCCCTTCCCGTGCAAGCAGCACCTCCGCGAGCACACGAGCGCATCCCCGGACAGCCGGCCCTACAGCTGCCGGCTCTGCAGAAAGGTGTACAAGCGACGGGGCAGCCTGAGCGCGCATGTGCGGCTGCACCACGGGGATTCCCGGCCCAGGAAGCTTGTGTGCTGCGAGTTCTGCGCCAAGGTGTTTGGCCACGTCAGAgtgtacttcggccacctgaaaGAGGTGCACGGTGTGGCCATCAGCACCGAGCCCTCCCCCTGTGAGCCGCAGCCAGGGGACCTGCCGAGGACCAGAGAGCAGACCCCTTGTGAGGTGGAGGGACTGGTGGACAG GGAGACCAAGTCCAGCCTGGAAGAAGACCTCCTAATGAACCAGAATGACGAGGCCGGGTTCCAGATCAGATGTGGTCGCTGTCAGATCACTGCTCAGTCTCTGGCTGAAATCAAGTTCCACCTGCTTTCTGTTCATGGTGAGGAAATCCAAGGCCAGTTGCCAGAGGAGAGCTCACCCTCCTCCGGAAGCAGACCAGCTCACGGAGAACTAACTAAACAGGCTGCTCCTTTCTGGAAACGTCCTGAGAGAAGGAAGCTGCTCAGGCATCATCCCTCAGCTGGGGAGCTCTGTGCAGTCCCCAGACTGAAAAGACAACTGTACCTCCATCATCAGAACAACGTGGAAACCCTCACGAAACAGGAACGAGCCCAGCCAGGACCCAGTGAGCCCAGAGGCGACCCCCAGGGCCCCAAGTGTCCTGGCCCCCAGgctgccctccccctgccccagtctGGCTTTAACTGTGTCCTTTGTGTGCAGATACTaggaagcaaagaagagctaCTTCTGCACTGGGAGCGGCAGCACAAGTGTGAGGACCCCCccaaactgtggacaattttcAGCACGCTCTCCAGCCAGGGAGTTGTCCAACTTTCCAGCAAAACCGGAAAATGA
- the ZNF438 gene encoding zinc finger protein 438 isoform X4, producing MYLRCNGESPGSIPGTPFHSPEEMIHFCTISNRTAVIQVNDIIMQSSFSVPPKDQGDVSLLPSPVEKLLTQKMLESPGKTTCTGEPNIPPGAIHSGKGLQNKSQFRTIAPKIAPQVLAPRVLPGPVPSLSDQANPGPSLGSKPLGMPPQNYALMQVAGQEGTFSLIALPHVASAQPIQKPRMPLPENLKLPIPRYQPPRPGKGVRKKPELERGCSKSAQTQAAPPPPEHPEPPHKPNPPKVAPDQAPAALTNRSGHQDPGPPGTSNHEGWTPPATPALATPEEPSAEQGLQKSSGRAKVPSKKTPRKPSAVASEKPQEPVDATKAILSSPGVIGNAVQVPSSVPRGKLPILPYSRVKTTQVYRSGATVNTAHVPFPGLRTARDQTPSIPEGFSAAPQVGDRGPAPPAPGQSPGNSAFCQATKPDLNHKTKLNGETAKRRGRKRKGPDELLTFQGKRWKCVLSCKDSKARVKSEPQESRDQKPEAVKKYRSIMPKPVPVLPALALPPATLQPPPPGSLGHMSFDHSLAPNHLDWKEDGQPPKPDSAFRNGFSGLRKTWHKCHVCDHPFPCKQHLREHTSASPDSRPYSCRLCRKVYKRRGSLSAHVRLHHGDSRPRKLVCCEFCAKVFGHVRVYFGHLKEVHGVAISTEPSPCEPQPGDLPRTREQTPCEVEGLVDRETKSSLEEDLLMNQNDEAGFQIRCGRCQITAQSLAEIKFHLLSVHGEEIQGQLPEESSPSSGSRPAHGELTKQAAPFWKRPERRKLLRHHPSAGELCAVPRLKRQLYLHHQNNVETLTKQERAQPGPSEPRGDPQGPKCPGPQAALPLPQSGFNCVLCVQILGSKEELLLHWERQHKCEDPPKLWTIFSTLSSQGVVQLSSKTGK from the exons GCGAACCAAATATCCCTCCTGGGGCGATTCACAGCGGGAAAGGCCTGCAGAATAAGAGTCAATTTAGAACCATCGCTCCAAAGATTGCGCCCCAAGTCTTGGCACCCAGAGTGCTGCCGGGCCCGGTGCCTTCACTCTCTGATCAGGCGAATCCAGGCCCTTCCCTCGGCTCCAAGCCCCTGGGGATGCCCCCACAGAATTATGCGCTGATGCAGGTGGCCGGCCAGGAAGGGACCTTCTCGCTGATCGCTCTGCCGCACGTGGCCTCAGCTCAGCCGATCCAGAAACCCCGGATGCCTCTGCCCGAGAACCTAAAGCTGCCCATCCCCCGGTACCAGCCCCCGAGACCTGGCAAAGGAGTCAGAAAGAAGCCAGAGCTCGAGAGGGGCTGCAGCAAATCTGCCCAAACCCaagcagcccctcccccacctgagCATCCTGAGCCCCCGCACAAGCCCAACCCACCCAAGGTGGCACCAGACCAAGCCCCAGCTGCGCTGACCAACAGGAGTGGCCACCAAGACCCCGGGCCTCCAGGGACCAGCAACCATGAAGGTTGGACTCCTCCTGCCACCCCAGCACTGGCCACACCAGAGGAGCCTTCCGCCGAGCAGGGCctccagaagagttcaggaagaGCGAAAGTTCCAAGCAAGAAAACCCCCAGGAAACCTTCTGCTGTTGCCAGTGAAAAACCTCAAGAACCGGTCGATGCCACCAAAGCCATTTTGTCATCACCAGGCGTCATCGGAAACGCGGTCCAGGTGCCCTCTTCCGTCCCCAGAGGTAAACTGCCCATCCTGCCCTACTCGAGAGTGAAGACCACGCAGGTTTACAGGAGCGGAGCCACCGTGAACACTGCGCATGTCCCCTTCCCTGGGCTCAGGACTGCCCGAGACCAGACGCCCTCCATCCCGGAAGGCTTCAGTGCGGCCCCACAGGTGGGGGACAGGGGACCTGCCCCACCGGCTCCTGGGCAGAGCCCCGGCAACAGTGCCTTCTGTCAAGCCACCAAGCCCGACCTTaaccacaaaacaaaactgaacggTGAGACAgcgaagagaagaggaagaaaacgCAAGGGCCCAGACGAACTTTTGACATTtcaggggaaaaggtggaaatgtGTCCTTAGTTGTAAAGACAGCAAAGCAAGAGTCAAAAGTGAGCCCCAAGAATCCAGGGACCAAAAACCGGAGGCCGTGAAAAAATACCGGAGCATCATGCCCAAACCTGTCCCGGTCCTGCCAGCCCTGGCCTTGCCCCCAGCCACCCTCCAGCCCCCGCCACCCGGGAGCCTGGGACACATGTCTTTCGATCACTCCCTGGCCCCCAACCATCTGGACTGGAAGGAGGACGGCCAGCCCCCAAAGCCAGACTCTGCCTTCAGAAATGGGTTTTCCGGCCTCAGGAAGACTTGGCACAAGTGCCACGTGTGTGACCACCCCTTCCCGTGCAAGCAGCACCTCCGCGAGCACACGAGCGCATCCCCGGACAGCCGGCCCTACAGCTGCCGGCTCTGCAGAAAGGTGTACAAGCGACGGGGCAGCCTGAGCGCGCATGTGCGGCTGCACCACGGGGATTCCCGGCCCAGGAAGCTTGTGTGCTGCGAGTTCTGCGCCAAGGTGTTTGGCCACGTCAGAgtgtacttcggccacctgaaaGAGGTGCACGGTGTGGCCATCAGCACCGAGCCCTCCCCCTGTGAGCCGCAGCCAGGGGACCTGCCGAGGACCAGAGAGCAGACCCCTTGTGAGGTGGAGGGACTGGTGGACAG GGAGACCAAGTCCAGCCTGGAAGAAGACCTCCTAATGAACCAGAATGACGAGGCCGGGTTCCAGATCAGATGTGGTCGCTGTCAGATCACTGCTCAGTCTCTGGCTGAAATCAAGTTCCACCTGCTTTCTGTTCATGGTGAGGAAATCCAAGGCCAGTTGCCAGAGGAGAGCTCACCCTCCTCCGGAAGCAGACCAGCTCACGGAGAACTAACTAAACAGGCTGCTCCTTTCTGGAAACGTCCTGAGAGAAGGAAGCTGCTCAGGCATCATCCCTCAGCTGGGGAGCTCTGTGCAGTCCCCAGACTGAAAAGACAACTGTACCTCCATCATCAGAACAACGTGGAAACCCTCACGAAACAGGAACGAGCCCAGCCAGGACCCAGTGAGCCCAGAGGCGACCCCCAGGGCCCCAAGTGTCCTGGCCCCCAGgctgccctccccctgccccagtctGGCTTTAACTGTGTCCTTTGTGTGCAGATACTaggaagcaaagaagagctaCTTCTGCACTGGGAGCGGCAGCACAAGTGTGAGGACCCCCccaaactgtggacaattttcAGCACGCTCTCCAGCCAGGGAGTTGTCCAACTTTCCAGCAAAACCGGAAAATGA
- the ZNF438 gene encoding zinc finger protein 438 isoform X8 → MQSSFSVPPKDQGDVSLLPSPVEKLLTQKMLESPGKTTCTGEPNIPPGAIHSGKGLQNKSQFRTIAPKIAPQVLAPRVLPGPVPSLSDQANPGPSLGSKPLGMPPQNYALMQVAGQEGTFSLIALPHVASAQPIQKPRMPLPENLKLPIPRYQPPRPGKGVRKKPELERGCSKSAQTQAAPPPPEHPEPPHKPNPPKVAPDQAPAALTNRSGHQDPGPPGTSNHEGWTPPATPALATPEEPSAEQGLQKSSGRAKVPSKKTPRKPSAVASEKPQEPVDATKAILSSPGVIGNAVQVPSSVPRGKLPILPYSRVKTTQVYRSGATVNTAHVPFPGLRTARDQTPSIPEGFSAAPQVGDRGPAPPAPGQSPGNSAFCQATKPDLNHKTKLNGETAKRRGRKRKGPDELLTFQGKRWKCVLSCKDSKARVKSEPQESRDQKPEAVKKYRSIMPKPVPVLPALALPPATLQPPPPGSLGHMSFDHSLAPNHLDWKEDGQPPKPDSAFRNGFSGLRKTWHKCHVCDHPFPCKQHLREHTSASPDSRPYSCRLCRKVYKRRGSLSAHVRLHHGDSRPRKLVCCEFCAKVFGHVRVYFGHLKEVHGVAISTEPSPCEPQPGDLPRTREQTPCEVEGLVDRETKSSLEEDLLMNQNDEAGFQIRCGRCQITAQSLAEIKFHLLSVHGEEIQGQLPEESSPSSGSRPAHGELTKQAAPFWKRPERRKLLRHHPSAGELCAVPRLKRQLYLHHQNNVETLTKQERAQPGPSEPRGDPQGPKCPGPQAALPLPQSGFNCVLCVQILGSKEELLLHWERQHKCEDPPKLWTIFSTLSSQGVVQLSSKTGK, encoded by the exons GCGAACCAAATATCCCTCCTGGGGCGATTCACAGCGGGAAAGGCCTGCAGAATAAGAGTCAATTTAGAACCATCGCTCCAAAGATTGCGCCCCAAGTCTTGGCACCCAGAGTGCTGCCGGGCCCGGTGCCTTCACTCTCTGATCAGGCGAATCCAGGCCCTTCCCTCGGCTCCAAGCCCCTGGGGATGCCCCCACAGAATTATGCGCTGATGCAGGTGGCCGGCCAGGAAGGGACCTTCTCGCTGATCGCTCTGCCGCACGTGGCCTCAGCTCAGCCGATCCAGAAACCCCGGATGCCTCTGCCCGAGAACCTAAAGCTGCCCATCCCCCGGTACCAGCCCCCGAGACCTGGCAAAGGAGTCAGAAAGAAGCCAGAGCTCGAGAGGGGCTGCAGCAAATCTGCCCAAACCCaagcagcccctcccccacctgagCATCCTGAGCCCCCGCACAAGCCCAACCCACCCAAGGTGGCACCAGACCAAGCCCCAGCTGCGCTGACCAACAGGAGTGGCCACCAAGACCCCGGGCCTCCAGGGACCAGCAACCATGAAGGTTGGACTCCTCCTGCCACCCCAGCACTGGCCACACCAGAGGAGCCTTCCGCCGAGCAGGGCctccagaagagttcaggaagaGCGAAAGTTCCAAGCAAGAAAACCCCCAGGAAACCTTCTGCTGTTGCCAGTGAAAAACCTCAAGAACCGGTCGATGCCACCAAAGCCATTTTGTCATCACCAGGCGTCATCGGAAACGCGGTCCAGGTGCCCTCTTCCGTCCCCAGAGGTAAACTGCCCATCCTGCCCTACTCGAGAGTGAAGACCACGCAGGTTTACAGGAGCGGAGCCACCGTGAACACTGCGCATGTCCCCTTCCCTGGGCTCAGGACTGCCCGAGACCAGACGCCCTCCATCCCGGAAGGCTTCAGTGCGGCCCCACAGGTGGGGGACAGGGGACCTGCCCCACCGGCTCCTGGGCAGAGCCCCGGCAACAGTGCCTTCTGTCAAGCCACCAAGCCCGACCTTaaccacaaaacaaaactgaacggTGAGACAgcgaagagaagaggaagaaaacgCAAGGGCCCAGACGAACTTTTGACATTtcaggggaaaaggtggaaatgtGTCCTTAGTTGTAAAGACAGCAAAGCAAGAGTCAAAAGTGAGCCCCAAGAATCCAGGGACCAAAAACCGGAGGCCGTGAAAAAATACCGGAGCATCATGCCCAAACCTGTCCCGGTCCTGCCAGCCCTGGCCTTGCCCCCAGCCACCCTCCAGCCCCCGCCACCCGGGAGCCTGGGACACATGTCTTTCGATCACTCCCTGGCCCCCAACCATCTGGACTGGAAGGAGGACGGCCAGCCCCCAAAGCCAGACTCTGCCTTCAGAAATGGGTTTTCCGGCCTCAGGAAGACTTGGCACAAGTGCCACGTGTGTGACCACCCCTTCCCGTGCAAGCAGCACCTCCGCGAGCACACGAGCGCATCCCCGGACAGCCGGCCCTACAGCTGCCGGCTCTGCAGAAAGGTGTACAAGCGACGGGGCAGCCTGAGCGCGCATGTGCGGCTGCACCACGGGGATTCCCGGCCCAGGAAGCTTGTGTGCTGCGAGTTCTGCGCCAAGGTGTTTGGCCACGTCAGAgtgtacttcggccacctgaaaGAGGTGCACGGTGTGGCCATCAGCACCGAGCCCTCCCCCTGTGAGCCGCAGCCAGGGGACCTGCCGAGGACCAGAGAGCAGACCCCTTGTGAGGTGGAGGGACTGGTGGACAG GGAGACCAAGTCCAGCCTGGAAGAAGACCTCCTAATGAACCAGAATGACGAGGCCGGGTTCCAGATCAGATGTGGTCGCTGTCAGATCACTGCTCAGTCTCTGGCTGAAATCAAGTTCCACCTGCTTTCTGTTCATGGTGAGGAAATCCAAGGCCAGTTGCCAGAGGAGAGCTCACCCTCCTCCGGAAGCAGACCAGCTCACGGAGAACTAACTAAACAGGCTGCTCCTTTCTGGAAACGTCCTGAGAGAAGGAAGCTGCTCAGGCATCATCCCTCAGCTGGGGAGCTCTGTGCAGTCCCCAGACTGAAAAGACAACTGTACCTCCATCATCAGAACAACGTGGAAACCCTCACGAAACAGGAACGAGCCCAGCCAGGACCCAGTGAGCCCAGAGGCGACCCCCAGGGCCCCAAGTGTCCTGGCCCCCAGgctgccctccccctgccccagtctGGCTTTAACTGTGTCCTTTGTGTGCAGATACTaggaagcaaagaagagctaCTTCTGCACTGGGAGCGGCAGCACAAGTGTGAGGACCCCCccaaactgtggacaattttcAGCACGCTCTCCAGCCAGGGAGTTGTCCAACTTTCCAGCAAAACCGGAAAATGA
- the ZNF438 gene encoding zinc finger protein 438 isoform X7, with protein sequence MTAVIQVNDIIMQSSFSVPPKDQGDVSLLPSPVEKLLTQKMLESPGKTTCTGEPNIPPGAIHSGKGLQNKSQFRTIAPKIAPQVLAPRVLPGPVPSLSDQANPGPSLGSKPLGMPPQNYALMQVAGQEGTFSLIALPHVASAQPIQKPRMPLPENLKLPIPRYQPPRPGKGVRKKPELERGCSKSAQTQAAPPPPEHPEPPHKPNPPKVAPDQAPAALTNRSGHQDPGPPGTSNHEGWTPPATPALATPEEPSAEQGLQKSSGRAKVPSKKTPRKPSAVASEKPQEPVDATKAILSSPGVIGNAVQVPSSVPRGKLPILPYSRVKTTQVYRSGATVNTAHVPFPGLRTARDQTPSIPEGFSAAPQVGDRGPAPPAPGQSPGNSAFCQATKPDLNHKTKLNGETAKRRGRKRKGPDELLTFQGKRWKCVLSCKDSKARVKSEPQESRDQKPEAVKKYRSIMPKPVPVLPALALPPATLQPPPPGSLGHMSFDHSLAPNHLDWKEDGQPPKPDSAFRNGFSGLRKTWHKCHVCDHPFPCKQHLREHTSASPDSRPYSCRLCRKVYKRRGSLSAHVRLHHGDSRPRKLVCCEFCAKVFGHVRVYFGHLKEVHGVAISTEPSPCEPQPGDLPRTREQTPCEVEGLVDRETKSSLEEDLLMNQNDEAGFQIRCGRCQITAQSLAEIKFHLLSVHGEEIQGQLPEESSPSSGSRPAHGELTKQAAPFWKRPERRKLLRHHPSAGELCAVPRLKRQLYLHHQNNVETLTKQERAQPGPSEPRGDPQGPKCPGPQAALPLPQSGFNCVLCVQILGSKEELLLHWERQHKCEDPPKLWTIFSTLSSQGVVQLSSKTGK encoded by the exons GCGAACCAAATATCCCTCCTGGGGCGATTCACAGCGGGAAAGGCCTGCAGAATAAGAGTCAATTTAGAACCATCGCTCCAAAGATTGCGCCCCAAGTCTTGGCACCCAGAGTGCTGCCGGGCCCGGTGCCTTCACTCTCTGATCAGGCGAATCCAGGCCCTTCCCTCGGCTCCAAGCCCCTGGGGATGCCCCCACAGAATTATGCGCTGATGCAGGTGGCCGGCCAGGAAGGGACCTTCTCGCTGATCGCTCTGCCGCACGTGGCCTCAGCTCAGCCGATCCAGAAACCCCGGATGCCTCTGCCCGAGAACCTAAAGCTGCCCATCCCCCGGTACCAGCCCCCGAGACCTGGCAAAGGAGTCAGAAAGAAGCCAGAGCTCGAGAGGGGCTGCAGCAAATCTGCCCAAACCCaagcagcccctcccccacctgagCATCCTGAGCCCCCGCACAAGCCCAACCCACCCAAGGTGGCACCAGACCAAGCCCCAGCTGCGCTGACCAACAGGAGTGGCCACCAAGACCCCGGGCCTCCAGGGACCAGCAACCATGAAGGTTGGACTCCTCCTGCCACCCCAGCACTGGCCACACCAGAGGAGCCTTCCGCCGAGCAGGGCctccagaagagttcaggaagaGCGAAAGTTCCAAGCAAGAAAACCCCCAGGAAACCTTCTGCTGTTGCCAGTGAAAAACCTCAAGAACCGGTCGATGCCACCAAAGCCATTTTGTCATCACCAGGCGTCATCGGAAACGCGGTCCAGGTGCCCTCTTCCGTCCCCAGAGGTAAACTGCCCATCCTGCCCTACTCGAGAGTGAAGACCACGCAGGTTTACAGGAGCGGAGCCACCGTGAACACTGCGCATGTCCCCTTCCCTGGGCTCAGGACTGCCCGAGACCAGACGCCCTCCATCCCGGAAGGCTTCAGTGCGGCCCCACAGGTGGGGGACAGGGGACCTGCCCCACCGGCTCCTGGGCAGAGCCCCGGCAACAGTGCCTTCTGTCAAGCCACCAAGCCCGACCTTaaccacaaaacaaaactgaacggTGAGACAgcgaagagaagaggaagaaaacgCAAGGGCCCAGACGAACTTTTGACATTtcaggggaaaaggtggaaatgtGTCCTTAGTTGTAAAGACAGCAAAGCAAGAGTCAAAAGTGAGCCCCAAGAATCCAGGGACCAAAAACCGGAGGCCGTGAAAAAATACCGGAGCATCATGCCCAAACCTGTCCCGGTCCTGCCAGCCCTGGCCTTGCCCCCAGCCACCCTCCAGCCCCCGCCACCCGGGAGCCTGGGACACATGTCTTTCGATCACTCCCTGGCCCCCAACCATCTGGACTGGAAGGAGGACGGCCAGCCCCCAAAGCCAGACTCTGCCTTCAGAAATGGGTTTTCCGGCCTCAGGAAGACTTGGCACAAGTGCCACGTGTGTGACCACCCCTTCCCGTGCAAGCAGCACCTCCGCGAGCACACGAGCGCATCCCCGGACAGCCGGCCCTACAGCTGCCGGCTCTGCAGAAAGGTGTACAAGCGACGGGGCAGCCTGAGCGCGCATGTGCGGCTGCACCACGGGGATTCCCGGCCCAGGAAGCTTGTGTGCTGCGAGTTCTGCGCCAAGGTGTTTGGCCACGTCAGAgtgtacttcggccacctgaaaGAGGTGCACGGTGTGGCCATCAGCACCGAGCCCTCCCCCTGTGAGCCGCAGCCAGGGGACCTGCCGAGGACCAGAGAGCAGACCCCTTGTGAGGTGGAGGGACTGGTGGACAG GGAGACCAAGTCCAGCCTGGAAGAAGACCTCCTAATGAACCAGAATGACGAGGCCGGGTTCCAGATCAGATGTGGTCGCTGTCAGATCACTGCTCAGTCTCTGGCTGAAATCAAGTTCCACCTGCTTTCTGTTCATGGTGAGGAAATCCAAGGCCAGTTGCCAGAGGAGAGCTCACCCTCCTCCGGAAGCAGACCAGCTCACGGAGAACTAACTAAACAGGCTGCTCCTTTCTGGAAACGTCCTGAGAGAAGGAAGCTGCTCAGGCATCATCCCTCAGCTGGGGAGCTCTGTGCAGTCCCCAGACTGAAAAGACAACTGTACCTCCATCATCAGAACAACGTGGAAACCCTCACGAAACAGGAACGAGCCCAGCCAGGACCCAGTGAGCCCAGAGGCGACCCCCAGGGCCCCAAGTGTCCTGGCCCCCAGgctgccctccccctgccccagtctGGCTTTAACTGTGTCCTTTGTGTGCAGATACTaggaagcaaagaagagctaCTTCTGCACTGGGAGCGGCAGCACAAGTGTGAGGACCCCCccaaactgtggacaattttcAGCACGCTCTCCAGCCAGGGAGTTGTCCAACTTTCCAGCAAAACCGGAAAATGA